The genome window ATGCTTTCCAATTATAATTTAGATAATTCCTTTTTAATTTTACTCAGTTTGGATTCTGTTGCTTGGTATGTTTGTTGGAGTAATTCTTTTATTAAAGCTTTTTCCTTCTTGGAAACCTGTCCGCCCATTTTCCATCGATTGTAAAGTAATCTTGGTGAATCTTCAGGCTTAGCCTGCGATTGGTTTTCATCAGAAAGGAGTTTTATCGCCGATTTCAAATCGGCAACCGGTTGCCGATTTAGAAAATCTCTATTCTCATACATTCTGATGTAATTGCGAGCCATTCTTTCTTGGAAAGGAAGATTTGATTCAACCCATGGAAGCCAATTGCCATGACCCAATTCTCTTTTTTTGGCAGAGAGTTTCTCTCCAATGAGGATTGAGTTCTGGATTGCATTATTAAGGTTTCCAATTGTAGAATTATGAAGTTCTACAATTTCTTGAATTGTTCTATCAACTTCAACTTTTATTACTTCTTTGTTGTTTGAGGATCCTGGACGTGGTCCAGTTATGCTTCCTATTCTAGATTTCATTTTATCTCTTTCGCCAATTCCATAAATATACTTTTATTTTTCTCTGACAATGGCTTAGCCATATCTACACAAGTTGCTATGGATTCTGATTTCGGAATGAAAGTTTTTGCAAACTTTACTCCGAGGTCTTCCATTGCCTGAGATTTCTTTTCGGATACCATTGTTCTAATCGCTAAAATTTTGATTTTATTGTCCAAAGATTGATTTGCAAGATCATATACTGCTTTGATTTCGTCGAAGCCTTGAAAGTTCCATCTTGAATATCCAACTGGAGAAAGCACAAGGTCTGCCGCAAAAATTCCAAGATTCATTTCCATGCATAAAGCTGGAGGTGTATCAATTAATATATAATCATATCCC of Leptospira sp. GIMC2001 contains these proteins:
- a CDS encoding DUF3102 domain-containing protein, translating into MKSRIGSITGPRPGSSNNKEVIKVEVDRTIQEIVELHNSTIGNLNNAIQNSILIGEKLSAKKRELGHGNWLPWVESNLPFQERMARNYIRMYENRDFLNRQPVADLKSAIKLLSDENQSQAKPEDSPRLLYNRWKMGGQVSKKEKALIKELLQQTYQATESKLSKIKKELSKL
- a CDS encoding ParA family protein; translation: MPKVISIASLKGGVGKTTLTVFLAQALPKKILCIDLDHNNNLTDYFLRETDVEEIESKSIAKAFTGSSLIQDCILKSPLGIDVIPTTPRLSKTMLSLSWDGGLQQRFRKSVHELGYDYILIDTPPALCMEMNLGIFAADLVLSPVGYSRWNFQGFDEIKAVYDLANQSLDNKIKILAIRTMVSEKKSQAMEDLGVKFAKTFIPKSESIATCVDMAKPLSEKNKSIFMELAKEIK